In Gorilla gorilla gorilla isolate KB3781 chromosome 12, NHGRI_mGorGor1-v2.1_pri, whole genome shotgun sequence, the following are encoded in one genomic region:
- the SUPT7L gene encoding STAGA complex 65 subunit gamma isoform X2, with amino-acid sequence MLRYWGEIPISSSQTNRSSFDLLPREFRLVEVHDPPLHQPSANKPKPPTMLDIPSEPCSLTIHTIQLIQHNRRLRNLIATAQAQNQQQTEGVKTEESEPLPSCPGSPPLPDDLLPLDCKNPNAPFQIRHSDPESDFYRGKGEPVTELSWHSCRQLLYQAVATILAHAGFDCANESVLETLTDVAHEYCLKFTKLLRFAVDREARLGQTPFPDVMEQVFHEVGIGSVLSLQKFWQHRIKDYHSYMLQISKQLSEEYERIVNPEKATEDAKPVKIKEEPVSDITFPVSEELEADLASGDQSLPMGVLGAQSERFPSNLEVEASPQASSAEVNASPLWNLAHVKMEPQESEEGNVSGHGVLGSDVFEEPMSGMSEAGIPQSPDDSDSSYGSHSTDSLMGSSPVFNQRCKKRMRKI; translated from the exons ATGTTGAGATACTGGGGAGAGATACCAATATCATCAAGCCAGACCAACAGAAGTTCCTTCGATTTGCTCCCACGGGAGTTCCGTCTGGTGGAAGTCCATGACCCACCCCTGCACCAACCCTCAGCCAACAAGCCGAAGCCCCCCACTATGCTGGACATCCCCTCAGAGCCATGTAGTCTCACCATCCATACGATTCAGTTGATTCAGCACAACCGACGTCTTCGCAACCTTATTGCCACAGCTCAGGCCCAGAATCAGCAGCAGACAGAAGGTGTAAAAACTGAAGAGAGTGAACCTCTTCCCTCATGCCCTGGGTCACCTCCTCTCCCTGATGACCTCCTGCCTTTAGATTGTAAGAATCCCAATGCACCATTCCAGATCCGGCACAGTGACCCAGAGAGTGACTTTTATCG TGGGAAAGGGGAACCTGTGACTGAACTCAGCTGGCACTCCTGTCGGCAGCTCCTCTACCAGGCAGTGGCCACAATCCTGGCCCACGCGGGCTTTGACTGTGCTAATGAGAGTGTCCTGGAGACCCTAACTGATGTGGCACATGAGTATTGCCTTAAGTTTACCAAGTTGCTGCGTTTTGCTGTGGACCGGGAGGCCCGGCTGGGACAGACTCCTTTTCCTGATGTGATGGAGCAGGTATTCCATGAAGTGGGTATTGGCAGTGTGCTCTCCCTCCAGAAGTTCTGGCAGCACCGCATCAAGGACTATCACAGTTACATGCTACAG ATTAGTAAGCAACTCTCTGAAGAATATGAAAGGATTGTCAATCCTGAGAAGGCCACAGAGGACGCTAAACCTGTGAAGATCAAGGAGGAACCTGTGAGCGACATCACTTTTCCTGTCAGTGAGGAGCTGGAGGCTGACCTTGCTTCTGGAGACCAGTCACTGCCTATGGGAGTGCTTGGGGCTCAGAGCGAACGCTTCCCATCTAACCTGGAGGTTGAAGCTTCACCACAGGCTTCAA GTGCAGAGGTAAATGCTTCTCCTCTTTGGAATCTGGCCCATGTGAAAATGGAGCCTCAAGAAAGTGAAGAAGGCAATGTCTCTGGGCATGGTGTGCTGGGCAGCGATGTCTTCGAGGAGCCTATGTCAGGCATGAGTGAAGCTGGGATTCCTCAGAGCCCTGATGACTCAGATAGCAGCTATGGTTCCCACTCCACTGACAGCCTCATGGGGTCCTCCCCTGTTTTCAACCAGCGCTGCAAGAAGAGGATgaggaaaatataa
- the SUPT7L gene encoding STAGA complex 65 subunit gamma isoform X1, which translates to MNLQRYWGEIPISSSQTNRSSFDLLPREFRLVEVHDPPLHQPSANKPKPPTMLDIPSEPCSLTIHTIQLIQHNRRLRNLIATAQAQNQQQTEGVKTEESEPLPSCPGSPPLPDDLLPLDCKNPNAPFQIRHSDPESDFYRGKGEPVTELSWHSCRQLLYQAVATILAHAGFDCANESVLETLTDVAHEYCLKFTKLLRFAVDREARLGQTPFPDVMEQVFHEVGIGSVLSLQKFWQHRIKDYHSYMLQISKQLSEEYERIVNPEKATEDAKPVKIKEEPVSDITFPVSEELEADLASGDQSLPMGVLGAQSERFPSNLEVEASPQASSAEVNASPLWNLAHVKMEPQESEEGNVSGHGVLGSDVFEEPMSGMSEAGIPQSPDDSDSSYGSHSTDSLMGSSPVFNQRCKKRMRKI; encoded by the exons ATGAATCTGCAAAG ATACTGGGGAGAGATACCAATATCATCAAGCCAGACCAACAGAAGTTCCTTCGATTTGCTCCCACGGGAGTTCCGTCTGGTGGAAGTCCATGACCCACCCCTGCACCAACCCTCAGCCAACAAGCCGAAGCCCCCCACTATGCTGGACATCCCCTCAGAGCCATGTAGTCTCACCATCCATACGATTCAGTTGATTCAGCACAACCGACGTCTTCGCAACCTTATTGCCACAGCTCAGGCCCAGAATCAGCAGCAGACAGAAGGTGTAAAAACTGAAGAGAGTGAACCTCTTCCCTCATGCCCTGGGTCACCTCCTCTCCCTGATGACCTCCTGCCTTTAGATTGTAAGAATCCCAATGCACCATTCCAGATCCGGCACAGTGACCCAGAGAGTGACTTTTATCG TGGGAAAGGGGAACCTGTGACTGAACTCAGCTGGCACTCCTGTCGGCAGCTCCTCTACCAGGCAGTGGCCACAATCCTGGCCCACGCGGGCTTTGACTGTGCTAATGAGAGTGTCCTGGAGACCCTAACTGATGTGGCACATGAGTATTGCCTTAAGTTTACCAAGTTGCTGCGTTTTGCTGTGGACCGGGAGGCCCGGCTGGGACAGACTCCTTTTCCTGATGTGATGGAGCAGGTATTCCATGAAGTGGGTATTGGCAGTGTGCTCTCCCTCCAGAAGTTCTGGCAGCACCGCATCAAGGACTATCACAGTTACATGCTACAG ATTAGTAAGCAACTCTCTGAAGAATATGAAAGGATTGTCAATCCTGAGAAGGCCACAGAGGACGCTAAACCTGTGAAGATCAAGGAGGAACCTGTGAGCGACATCACTTTTCCTGTCAGTGAGGAGCTGGAGGCTGACCTTGCTTCTGGAGACCAGTCACTGCCTATGGGAGTGCTTGGGGCTCAGAGCGAACGCTTCCCATCTAACCTGGAGGTTGAAGCTTCACCACAGGCTTCAA GTGCAGAGGTAAATGCTTCTCCTCTTTGGAATCTGGCCCATGTGAAAATGGAGCCTCAAGAAAGTGAAGAAGGCAATGTCTCTGGGCATGGTGTGCTGGGCAGCGATGTCTTCGAGGAGCCTATGTCAGGCATGAGTGAAGCTGGGATTCCTCAGAGCCCTGATGACTCAGATAGCAGCTATGGTTCCCACTCCACTGACAGCCTCATGGGGTCCTCCCCTGTTTTCAACCAGCGCTGCAAGAAGAGGATgaggaaaatataa